The following proteins come from a genomic window of Lolium rigidum isolate FL_2022 chromosome 5, APGP_CSIRO_Lrig_0.1, whole genome shotgun sequence:
- the LOC124656961 gene encoding pentatricopeptide repeat-containing protein At1g33350-like — protein MLPPPQFSHGDFVAVLSRCATLAHLKQLHAHSFLTGRAAAQTTTFHLLRFASLRLSCLPYARRLFDSTPHPNVFLCSAMLSAYAAASPAHAYSRDAVSLFLRMLRRGRPAPNHFVYPLALRAACAVGVHLIRSIHSHACKSGFHAYDVVRTSLLDGYSRYGMMQDARKLFDGLTDRNVVSWTALVSGYARAGKVGNALVMFERMPERDVPAWNAVIAGCTQNGLFVEAVGICRRMVDEGFRPNGTTVACLLSACGHLGTLKIGKLIHGYAWRSRVGFGSSVVNGLIDMYGKCGNLKEARWMFDEVSDRSLTTWNSLINCLALHGHIETAIDVFTEMRDEGIEPDEVTFVGLLNACSHGGFVDEGLKYFKLMCNELRIEPEIEHYGCIVDLLGRAGRFEDVMNVIKDMKVQPDEVIWGSLLNACRTHRQLELAEFAIRKLLQLNPNNANYVVMLANLYSEGGFWEEVTRVRKLMQEEIMGKKLPGCSWIEVDRKTHIFYSGDDAHPESEDICNILEELAASMEICQD, from the coding sequence ATGCTCCCGCCACCTCAGTTCTCCCACGGCGACTTCGTCGCCGTCCTCTCCCGCTGCGCCACCCTCGCGCACCTCAAGCAGCTCCACGCCCACTCCTTCCtcaccggccgcgccgccgcgcagaccaccaccttccacctcctccgctTCGCGTCGCTCCGCCTCTCCTGCCTCCCCTAcgcccgccgcctcttcgactccACGCCCCACCCCAACGTCTTCCTCTGCTCCGCCATGCTCTCCGCCTACGCCGCCGCGTCCCCGGCGCACGCGTACTCCCGGGACGCAGTCTCCCTCTTCCTCCGCATGCTCCGCCGCGGCCGCCCCGCGCCCAACCACTTCGTCTACCCGCTCGCCCTCCGCGCCGCCTGCGCCGTCGGCGTCCACCTGATCAGGTCGATCCATTCCCACGCCTGCAAGAGCGGGTTCCACGCGTACGATGTCGTAAGGACCTCGCTGCTCGACGGGTACTCGAGGTACGGGATGATGCAGGACGCGCGGAAGCTGTTCGATGGTTTGACCGACAGGAACGTGGTCTCCTGGACCGCGCTGGTGTCTGGCTACGCGAGGGCCGGGAAGGTCGGAAACGCGCTCGTGATGTTTGAACGGATGCCCGAGAGGGATGTGCCTGCGTGGAACGCGGTGATCGCTGGCTGCACGCAGAATGGGCTGTTTGTGGAGGCTGTGGGGATCTGTAGAAGGATGGTGGATGAGGGGTTCCGGCCGAACGGGACCACCGTTGCGTGTCTTCTCTCTGCATGTGGGCATCTCGGGACGCTGAAAATCGGGAAGCTGATCCATGGTTATGCGTGGAGGAGCCGTGTTGGTTTTGGCTCGTCTGTTGTGAACGGGTTGATTGATATGTATGGTAAATGTGGGAATTTGAAGGAGGCGAGGTGGATGTTCGATGAGGTTTCCGATAGGAGTCTGACCACATGGAACTCCCTGATTAATTGCCTTGCACTGCATGGGCACATCGAGACTGCAATTGATGTGTTCACTGAGATGAGGGATGAAGGAATTGAACCTGACGAGGTTACGTTCGTTGGACTGTTAAATGCATGCTCCCatggtggatttgtcgatgaagggcTTAAGTACTTCAAACTCATGTGCAATGAGCTGAGGATTGAGCCAGAGATTGAGCATTACGGGTGTATCGTTGACCTTCTTGGTCGAGCGGGGCGGTTTGAAGATGTAATGAATGTTATCAAAGATATGAAAGTCCAACCAGACGAGGTCATTTGGGGGTCACTACTCAATGCCTGTAGGACGCACAGACAGCTAGAGCTTGctgagtttgctataagaaagctACTGCAGTTGAATCCAAACAATGCTAATTATGTCGTGATGCTGGCAAACTTATACAGTGAAGGTGGATTCTGGGAAGAAGTTACGAGGGTGAGGAAGCTCATGCAGGAGGAAATTATGGGCAAGAAACTGCCTGGTTGTAGCTGGATCGAGGTGGAccgcaaaacacacattttttacTCTGGTGATGATGCTCATCCTGAATCAGAGGATATCTGTAACATTCTCGAGGAATTAGCGGCCTCAATGGAAATCTGTCaggattga
- the LOC124656962 gene encoding uncharacterized protein LOC124656962: MALSLSPPPQDRWSILARIPKVVKDKEAKRTFPPGADVSVACDEPPLASLLTVPLRISPPPCLSSYPYVAAADSSGLLLLCATEPHAEVTYHLCHARTGEATRLSERPVGFYGASASVGLMVKGGSCVVAELQPATDGTGRAALLCYTVGQYKWVVTELDCSPPLHQDWSEEAVVSYGGMLWWVDLSYGRLLACDPFTDKPELLHVPLPPVLDQLPVEPYTLNWGAHHCVMVSGGKLRYVQIHGSPDAPLVSTWALTEARKWNPERNVPLHDIWVEESYLDTMLPWSIPALALLHPADPDKLYFFLGSCIFAVDLRRRKVVEFSEFAMPDPANPYVVRSSHLVQAWQYDPSSSRSNTVLTSLRQEKEIAARSRAGRKIGNSLKRYRDNFIMRQQNEIKIVNPLYKEAMDLARKKERRVGRRRRQAP; encoded by the exons ATGGCGCTGTcgttgtcgccgccgccgcaggaCCGGTGGTCGATCCTTGCCCGAATCCCTAAGGTTGTGAAGGACAAGGAGGCGAAGCGCACCTTCCCACCTGGCGCCGACGTCTCCGTCGCCTGCGACGAGCCCCCGCTCGCCTCACTCCTCACCGTGCCGCTCCGCATCTCGCCCCCGCCCTGCCTTTCCAGCTACCCCTACGTCGCTGCCGCCGACTCCTCCGGCCTGCTCCTCCTCTGCGCCACGGAGCCTCATGCCGAGGTCACCTACCACCTCTGCCACGCGCGCACCGGCGAGGCCACCCGCCTCAGCGAGCGCCCCGTGGGCTTCTACGGCGCTAGCGCCAGCGTCGGCCTCATGGTGAAGGGCGGCAGCTGCGTTGTCGCCGAGCTCCAGCCCGCCACCGACGGCACCGGCCGGGCCGCGCTCCTCTGCTACACGGTGGGGCAGTACAAGTGGGTCGTGACGGAGCTCGACTGCTCGCCCCCGCTGCACCAGGATTGGTCTGAAGAGGCCGTCGTCTCCTACGGCGGGATGCTCTGGTGGGTGGATCTCTCGTACGGCCGCCTCCTCGCCTGCGACCCCTTCACCGACAAGCCGGAGCTGCTACACGTCCCGCTTCCACCAGTCCTCGACCAGCTGCCCGTAGAACCGTATACGCTCAACTGGGGCGCTCACCACTGCGTGATGGTGAGCGGTGGAAAGCTCAGGTACGTGCAGATCCACGGCAGTCCGGACGCGCCATTGGTGAGCACGTGGGCGCTCACCGAGGCTAGGAAATGGAATCCCGAGCGCAATGTACCCTTGCATGACATCTGGGTGGAGGAGAGCTACCTTGACACCATGCTGCCATGGAGCATCCCTGCACTTGCGCTCCTCCACCCTGCAGACCCCGACAAGCTCTACTTCTTCCTTGGATCCTGCATCTTTGCCGTGGACCTGCGGCGGAGGAAGGTTGTGGAATTCAGTGAATTTGCTATGCCTGACCCAGCAAACCCGTACGTCGTACGATCTTCCCACCTAGTCCAGGCATGGCAATATGATCCTTCAAGCAGCC GGTCTAACACTGTCCTGACATCCTTGAGGCAGGAGAAGGAGATTGCTGCTCGGAGCAG GGCTGGGCGTAAAATTG GTAATTCATTGAAGAGGTATAGGGATAATTTTATCATGCGGCAACAGAACGAGATAAAGATAGTCAACCCACTCTACAAGGAAGCCATGGATCTTGCcaggaaaaaagagagaagagtagGCCGTAGACGCAGGCAAGCTCCATGA